One Poecilia reticulata strain Guanapo linkage group LG4, Guppy_female_1.0+MT, whole genome shotgun sequence genomic window carries:
- the LOC103463214 gene encoding excitatory amino acid transporter 5-like isoform X2: MTVLKLLRKRRPPPVHRKPLKAVSLPLPAAAGCFSPMEEEAGCPAPRCQDDPTTSEAMDELLLPGGGEEEARSDPVGRVWAWLRAAVGGDCWRNLRGFCRRNGLLTLSVIAVVTGCTLGFMLRGTELSTQAKIYFSFPGELLMRMLKMLILPLITSSLMSGLSSMESKACCRMGVLTVTYYLWTTFIAVVVGIVLVLIIKPGTGTEMDSNRLGGGPVMTSADALLDLIRNMVPSNLIEATFQQYKTDLIPILRVPTKTIQPNFVYVVPDDNDPKGRTVYLELTPPPDVIYKTSPGSSQQMNVLGIVIFSATMGLLLGRMGERGAPLVNVCQCINECVMKIINAAVWYFPFGIIFLVAGKILDMQDPSTLGKKLGWKNPFSYIRGLLQALVIALATSSSSATLPITMKCLLENCHVDRQIARFVLPVGATINMDGTALYEAVAAIFIAQVNDYELDLGQLVTISITATAASIGAAGIPQAGLVTMVIVLTSVGLPPDDITLIVAIDWILDRFRTMINVLGDALAAGIIAHLCRKDFPLSEAGKAVPSYGTQNRHSNSYSISVPMTELHSHRHPPGDPSGDPPGDPPGPHRAHTVYYNICQV; the protein is encoded by the exons ATGACCGTCCTGAAGCTGTTGAGGAAACGCCGCCCCCCTCCGGTCCACCGTAAGCCTCTTAAGGCGGTAAGCCTCCcgctgcctgctgctgctggttgtttCTCCCCCATGGAAGAAGAGGCCGGCTGCCCCGCGCCTCGTTGCCAGGACGACCCCACCACCTCGGAGGCCATGGACGAGCTACTGCTGCCCGGCGGCGGCGAGGAGGAGGCCCGGTCCGACCCGGTGGGCCGGGTCTGGGCCTGGCTGAGGGCCGCCGTGGGCGGGGACTGCTGGAGGAACCTGAGGGGCTTCTGCCGCAGGAACGGGCTGCTGACGCTGTCGGTCATCGCCGTGGTTACCGGCTGCACGCTGGGCTTCATGCTGAGAGGAACCGAGCTGTCCACACAG GCCAAGATCTACTTCTCCTTCCCTGGAGAGCTGCTGATGAGGATGCTGAAGATGCTCATCCTTCCTCTCATCACGTCCAG CCTGATGTCCGGCCTGTCGTCCATGGAGTCCAAAGCGTGCTGCAGGATGGGCGTCCTCACCGTCACCTACTACCTGTGGACCACCTTCATCGCCGTGGTGGTCGGCATCGTCCTCGTCCTCATCATCAAGCCCGGCACGGGGACGGAGATGGACAGCAACCGTCTGGGCGGCGGGCCGGTCATGACCTCGGCCGATGCCCTGCTCGACCTGATCAG GAACATGGTTCCCTCCAACCTGATCGAAGCCACGTTCCAGCAG tacAAAACGGACCTGATCCCCATCCTCAGAGTCCCAACCAAAACCATCCAGCCTAACTTTGTCTACGTTGTCCCCGACGACAACGACCCTAAAGGCCGGACAGTCTACCTGGAGCTGACTCCGCCCCCAGACGTCATCTACAAGACGAGTCCCGGCAGCAGCCAGCAGATGAACGTCCTCGGCATCGTCATCTTCTCCGCCACCATGG GGCTGCTGCTGGGCAGGATGGGAGAGCGCGGCGCCCCGCTGGTCAACGTCTGTCAGTGCATCAACGAGTGTGTGATGAAGATCATCAACGCTGCTGTGTG GTACTTCCCGTTTGGGATCATCTTCTTGGTGGCGGGGAAGATCCTGGACATGCAGGACCCGAGCACGCTGGGGAAGAAGCTGGGCTG GAAGAACCCGTTCAGCTACATCCGGGGACTGCTGCAGGCCTTGGTCATCGCGCTGGCCACGTCCTCCAG CTCTGCCACGCTGCCCATCACCATGAAGTGCCTGCTGGAGAACTGCCACGTCGACCGGCAGATCGCCCGCTTCGTCCTGCCCGTCGGAGCCACCATCAACATGGACGGCACGGCGCTGTACGAGGctgtggcggccatctttatCGCTCAAGTCAACGATTACGAGCTGGACCTCGGCCAGCTGGTCACCATCAG CATCACGGCCACAGCCGCCAGCATCGGAGCCGCCGGCATCCCACAGGCCGGgctggttaccatggtgatCGTCCTCACCTCTGTGGGCCTGCCGCCTGATGACATCACACTGATAGTGGCCATTGATTGGATCCT CGACAGGTTTCGCACCATGATCAACGTCCTCGGCGACGCCCTGGCCGCAGGCATCATCGCACACCTGTGCCGGAAAGATTTCCCTCTGAGCGAAGCAGGAAAG GCGGTTCCGTCGTACGGAACCCAGAACCGCCACAGCAACTCCTACAGCATCAGCGTTCCCATGACGGAGCTCCACTCCCACCGCCACCCGCCTGGCGACCCGTCTGGCGACCCGCCTGGCGACCCGCCGGGCCCCCACCGGGCTCACACCGTCTACTACAACATCTGCCAGGTGTGa
- the LOC103463214 gene encoding excitatory amino acid transporter 5-like isoform X1 yields the protein MTVLKLLRKRRPPPVHRKPLKAVSLPLPAAAGCFSPMEEEAGCPAPRCQDDPTTSEAMDELLLPGGGEEEARSDPVGRVWAWLRAAVGGDCWRNLRGFCRRNGLLTLSVIAVVTGCTLGFMLRGTELSTQAKIYFSFPGELLMRMLKMLILPLITSSLMSGLSSMESKACCRMGVLTVTYYLWTTFIAVVVGIVLVLIIKPGTGTEMDSNRLGGGPVMTSADALLDLIRNMVPSNLIEATFQQYKTDLIPILRVPTKTIQPNFVYVVPDDNDPKGRTVYLELTPPPDVIYKTSPGSSQQMNVLGIVIFSATMGLLLGRMGERGAPLVNVCQCINECVMKIINAAVWYFPFGIIFLVAGKILDMQDPSTLGKKLGWYGVTVLTGLFVHGLVLLPLFYFLLTRKNPFSYIRGLLQALVIALATSSSSATLPITMKCLLENCHVDRQIARFVLPVGATINMDGTALYEAVAAIFIAQVNDYELDLGQLVTISITATAASIGAAGIPQAGLVTMVIVLTSVGLPPDDITLIVAIDWILDRFRTMINVLGDALAAGIIAHLCRKDFPLSEAGKAVPSYGTQNRHSNSYSISVPMTELHSHRHPPGDPSGDPPGDPPGPHRAHTVYYNICQV from the exons ATGACCGTCCTGAAGCTGTTGAGGAAACGCCGCCCCCCTCCGGTCCACCGTAAGCCTCTTAAGGCGGTAAGCCTCCcgctgcctgctgctgctggttgtttCTCCCCCATGGAAGAAGAGGCCGGCTGCCCCGCGCCTCGTTGCCAGGACGACCCCACCACCTCGGAGGCCATGGACGAGCTACTGCTGCCCGGCGGCGGCGAGGAGGAGGCCCGGTCCGACCCGGTGGGCCGGGTCTGGGCCTGGCTGAGGGCCGCCGTGGGCGGGGACTGCTGGAGGAACCTGAGGGGCTTCTGCCGCAGGAACGGGCTGCTGACGCTGTCGGTCATCGCCGTGGTTACCGGCTGCACGCTGGGCTTCATGCTGAGAGGAACCGAGCTGTCCACACAG GCCAAGATCTACTTCTCCTTCCCTGGAGAGCTGCTGATGAGGATGCTGAAGATGCTCATCCTTCCTCTCATCACGTCCAG CCTGATGTCCGGCCTGTCGTCCATGGAGTCCAAAGCGTGCTGCAGGATGGGCGTCCTCACCGTCACCTACTACCTGTGGACCACCTTCATCGCCGTGGTGGTCGGCATCGTCCTCGTCCTCATCATCAAGCCCGGCACGGGGACGGAGATGGACAGCAACCGTCTGGGCGGCGGGCCGGTCATGACCTCGGCCGATGCCCTGCTCGACCTGATCAG GAACATGGTTCCCTCCAACCTGATCGAAGCCACGTTCCAGCAG tacAAAACGGACCTGATCCCCATCCTCAGAGTCCCAACCAAAACCATCCAGCCTAACTTTGTCTACGTTGTCCCCGACGACAACGACCCTAAAGGCCGGACAGTCTACCTGGAGCTGACTCCGCCCCCAGACGTCATCTACAAGACGAGTCCCGGCAGCAGCCAGCAGATGAACGTCCTCGGCATCGTCATCTTCTCCGCCACCATGG GGCTGCTGCTGGGCAGGATGGGAGAGCGCGGCGCCCCGCTGGTCAACGTCTGTCAGTGCATCAACGAGTGTGTGATGAAGATCATCAACGCTGCTGTGTG GTACTTCCCGTTTGGGATCATCTTCTTGGTGGCGGGGAAGATCCTGGACATGCAGGACCCGAGCACGCTGGGGAAGAAGCTGGGCTGGTACGGCGTCACCGTCCTCACCGGCCTCTTCGTCCACGGCCTcgtcctcctccctctcttctACTTCCTCCTCACCAGGAAGAACCCGTTCAGCTACATCCGGGGACTGCTGCAGGCCTTGGTCATCGCGCTGGCCACGTCCTCCAG CTCTGCCACGCTGCCCATCACCATGAAGTGCCTGCTGGAGAACTGCCACGTCGACCGGCAGATCGCCCGCTTCGTCCTGCCCGTCGGAGCCACCATCAACATGGACGGCACGGCGCTGTACGAGGctgtggcggccatctttatCGCTCAAGTCAACGATTACGAGCTGGACCTCGGCCAGCTGGTCACCATCAG CATCACGGCCACAGCCGCCAGCATCGGAGCCGCCGGCATCCCACAGGCCGGgctggttaccatggtgatCGTCCTCACCTCTGTGGGCCTGCCGCCTGATGACATCACACTGATAGTGGCCATTGATTGGATCCT CGACAGGTTTCGCACCATGATCAACGTCCTCGGCGACGCCCTGGCCGCAGGCATCATCGCACACCTGTGCCGGAAAGATTTCCCTCTGAGCGAAGCAGGAAAG GCGGTTCCGTCGTACGGAACCCAGAACCGCCACAGCAACTCCTACAGCATCAGCGTTCCCATGACGGAGCTCCACTCCCACCGCCACCCGCCTGGCGACCCGTCTGGCGACCCGCCTGGCGACCCGCCGGGCCCCCACCGGGCTCACACCGTCTACTACAACATCTGCCAGGTGTGa